Genomic DNA from Clostridium sp. BJN0013:
CCTGCTCCCAATTTTAAATAGAGAGATACCAATAGTTTCTGATGATTATGTAGATATGGAATTTGGTACAGGGGCAGTAAAAATAACTCCAGCACACGATCCTAATGACTATTATGTAGGTAAAAGACATAATCTGCCTGAAATTATAGTATTAAATGAAAATGGAACTGTAAAACTTCCTGGAACCAAATATGATGGGCTTGATAGATATGAAGCTAGAAAATTATTGGTAGAGGATTTAGAAGAGCAGGGATTTTTGGTAAAAGTAAAGGAGCATGTACATAATGTAGGATGTCATGACAGATGTGAGACCACCATTGAACCTATGCTCTCGAAGCAGTGGTTTGTAAAGATGGAGTCTCTTGCAAAACCAGCTATTGATGTAGTAAAAAATAAGAAAGTTAAATTTATACCTGAAAGATTTGAAAAGACTTATTTTAACTGGATGGAAAATATTCAGGATTGGTGTATATCCAGGCAGCTTTGGTGGGGGCATAGAATTCCAGTCTGGTACTGCAAAGACTGTGGAGAAGTTATAGTAAGTGATACTGATCCTTCAAAATGTACCAAATGTAATTCCAGTAATATAGAACAGGATAAGGATGTATTGGATACCTGGTTTAGTTCTGCATTGTGGCCTTTTTCCACATTGGGATGGCCTGAAAATACAGAGGATTTAAAGTGTTTTTATCCTAATAATACTTTAGTTACAGGATACGATATAATATTTTTCTGGGTAGCGCGTATGATATTTTCTGGATTGTATTGTATGGATGATATTCCTTTTGAAAATGTATTGATACATGGAATTGTAAGAGATTCAGAAGGAAGAAAAATGTCTAAATCCCTTGGAAATGGTGTAGATCCAATAGAAGTAATAGATGAGTATGGGGCAGATGCACTTAGATTTGCACTTATTACAGGAAATGCACCAGGAAATGATATAAGATATTATCCAGAAAGGGTAGAGTCTGCTAGAAATTTTGCCAATAAAATATGGAATGCTTCAAGATTTGTACTTATGAATTTAGATGAAAATATAATGGATAAGTACAAAGCATGCAGGGAGTATAGTGATGCAGATAAATGGATACTTTCCAGATTAAATACCCTGGTAAAGGAAGTAACGGATAACATAGAGAAGTTTGAACTTGGAATAGCCGCGCAAAAAATATATGATTTTATCTGGGGTGAATTCTGTGACTGGTATATAGAACTTGTTAAACCGGTTATGTACGGTGGAGATGAAAAAGAGAGGGGTGTTGCATACAATGTATTGAATAAGGTACTTATTGTTTCATTACAGTTGCTTCATCCTATAATGCCTTTTATAACGGAGGAAATATATTCTCATCTTTATACGGATTGCGAATCCATAACTATTTCGCCATGGCCAGAGTACAATGAAGAGCTTAAAGATTTAAAAGTAGAAAAGGATATGGAATATATTATAGAGTCCATTAAAGCAATTAGAAATGTGAGAACAGAAATGAATGTTCCCCTTTCCAAGAAGGCAAAGTTATTAGTATATATAACAGAAAAAAATGCACTGGATACCTTTAAAAATGGAGAAGAATACTTTAAAAAATTAGCCTCTGCCAGTGAAATTGAATTTTTAGAGGATAAGAATGAAGCTCCTGAAAATGTAGTATCTGCAGTGACCAGGGGAGCTGAATTATTTATTCCACTTTTAGATCTAGTGGATAGGGATAAAGAAATTGCAAGACTTAATAAGGAAAAAGAAAAGTTGGAAAAGGAAATAAAAAGAGTGGATAATAAGCTTTCAAATGAAAAATTTGTCTCAAAGGCACCAAAATCCGTCGTGGATGGAGAAAGAGAAAAAGGGGATAAATATAGAGAAATACTTAAAACTGTAATGGAAAGATTAGAAAGCCTAAAATAAAATATAGGATGTGGCAATATGAATTATGAAGACACATTGCAGTATATAAACAATATTGCTAAATTTGGGGTGAATTTAGGTCTTGAAAGAACGGAAAAAATACTGGAACTTTTGGATAATCCACATAAAAAAATAAGAACTATACATGTGGCAGGAACCAATGGAAAGGGCTCTATTACAGTGATGATTAGCAAGATATTAATGGAGTCCGGATTTAAGGTAGGTATGTATACTTCTCCTTATTTGGAGGAATTTGAAGAAAGAATTCAAATAAACGGGCAAAATATATCTCATGATGATTTAAGCAGAGTAGTTACCAAAGTATCAAAAGTTGTAGATAGAGTTTTAGAACTTGGCTATGATAATCCTACGGAATTTGAAATAATTACCTGTGCTATGTTTTATTATTTTTGGGAGAAAAAAGTGCAGATAGCAGTAATTGAAGTAGGATTGGGAGGAAGATTTGATTCCACCAATGTTATGCTTCCTTTTTCCAAAGAGTATCAAGGGGGAGTTATGGCAAGTGTAATTGCTTCCATAAGTTATGATCATATGAATATACTGGGAGATACTCTAGAAAAAATAGCTTATGAAAAAGCGGGAATAATCAAAAAAGGTATTCCCGTTATACTTTATCCTCAGCCAGAATCCGTTGAGAAAGTTATATCAAAGATATGTCAGGAAAAGGGTAGTGAACTTATAAGAGTTCCTTTAAATTGTTGTCATTTTATGGGCGAAAATAAAATTAATAATAAAAGCAGAGAATACATGCAGCACATTAAAGTATATACCAAGAAATCTAATTATGATATTAAGTTATCTCTTTTAGGTAAACATCAACTGTTAAATTGTGCTGTAGCTTTATTTACTTTAGAGCAATTATCTAGATATGGCATTTTGATGGATAAATCTGTAATATCAAGAGCATTAGGCAATGTAAGCTGGAAGGGAAGACTTGAAGTTATGGGTAAAAATCCATTGGTAGTAATAGATGGAGCCCACAACATACAGGGGATTTCAATGCTTAAGAAAAATCTATGCAGCTATTTTCAGTATAATCATATGATTTTAATACTTGGTATACTGGCAGATAAAGAAGTGGATACAATGGTAAAGACCATTGTGCCTATTGCAGAAAGAGTTATAGCAGTTACTCCTAAAGATAAAAGAGGAGAGAAAGCCAATAAACTGAAAACTATAATAGAAAAGTATAATTCTAATTGTGAAGATTTTGATGATTATGAGGAAGCCTATAGAAAAGCACTTTCTTATTGCAGTAAAGAGGATTTAATTCTGGTGTGTGGTTCGTTGTATGTGGTGGGGGATATGAGAAAGATTATCAAATAATTTTCATTATATAATCATAGTAATTGTGTAAGTAAAAACATATTTTCATACTGGAAAATATGTTTTTTATTTTTATCTGAAAGTTGGAATTAGCTAATGTGTCTACTTTCTTTAAGGTGGGGATGAATACTGCTGTGCCCCCGAGTGATTTTTCCAATAATTACTAATTTATCACAATAAATTCTTTAAGTGCAGTTGCCAGTTGATCAGGACAGGAAGTACCTTTTCCGTTGCAAGAAATACCCTGTAGTTTTGTTATGGCTTCATTTAAATCCATTCCCTCCACTAATCGGGATATTCCTTGAAGGTTACCATTACATCCTCCTATAAAATTTGCATTTTTAATTTTATTATTAGATATATCAAAATTTATTTGTCTTGAACATACTTCTTTTGTTATATAACTGTACATTTCATCACCCTATTCTTATAGAATTACTTTATAGAATAATTATATAAAATATAAATTACTTATAC
This window encodes:
- a CDS encoding folylpolyglutamate synthase/dihydrofolate synthase family protein; translation: MNYEDTLQYINNIAKFGVNLGLERTEKILELLDNPHKKIRTIHVAGTNGKGSITVMISKILMESGFKVGMYTSPYLEEFEERIQINGQNISHDDLSRVVTKVSKVVDRVLELGYDNPTEFEIITCAMFYYFWEKKVQIAVIEVGLGGRFDSTNVMLPFSKEYQGGVMASVIASISYDHMNILGDTLEKIAYEKAGIIKKGIPVILYPQPESVEKVISKICQEKGSELIRVPLNCCHFMGENKINNKSREYMQHIKVYTKKSNYDIKLSLLGKHQLLNCAVALFTLEQLSRYGILMDKSVISRALGNVSWKGRLEVMGKNPLVVIDGAHNIQGISMLKKNLCSYFQYNHMILILGILADKEVDTMVKTIVPIAERVIAVTPKDKRGEKANKLKTIIEKYNSNCEDFDDYEEAYRKALSYCSKEDLILVCGSLYVVGDMRKIIK
- a CDS encoding TIGR03905 family TSCPD domain-containing protein, which codes for MYSYITKEVCSRQINFDISNNKIKNANFIGGCNGNLQGISRLVEGMDLNEAITKLQGISCNGKGTSCPDQLATALKEFIVIN
- a CDS encoding valine--tRNA ligase, producing MSEKKEMATTYDPKAFEERLYNIWQEKGYFTPEAEHGKKSYTIVIPPPNITGKLHLGHALDDTIQDIIIRTKRMQGYNTLWVPGEDHASIATEVKVEKELLKDGIVKKEIGREVFLEKTWEWTDEYRARIREQMKKLGCSVDFTRERFTMDEGLNKAVRKFFVKLYEEGLIYQGNRIINWCPKCHTAISDAEIEYSEQQGHFWHIRYKVVGSNEYLEIATTRPETMFGDTAIAVNPKDERYKHLVGKTALLPILNREIPIVSDDYVDMEFGTGAVKITPAHDPNDYYVGKRHNLPEIIVLNENGTVKLPGTKYDGLDRYEARKLLVEDLEEQGFLVKVKEHVHNVGCHDRCETTIEPMLSKQWFVKMESLAKPAIDVVKNKKVKFIPERFEKTYFNWMENIQDWCISRQLWWGHRIPVWYCKDCGEVIVSDTDPSKCTKCNSSNIEQDKDVLDTWFSSALWPFSTLGWPENTEDLKCFYPNNTLVTGYDIIFFWVARMIFSGLYCMDDIPFENVLIHGIVRDSEGRKMSKSLGNGVDPIEVIDEYGADALRFALITGNAPGNDIRYYPERVESARNFANKIWNASRFVLMNLDENIMDKYKACREYSDADKWILSRLNTLVKEVTDNIEKFELGIAAQKIYDFIWGEFCDWYIELVKPVMYGGDEKERGVAYNVLNKVLIVSLQLLHPIMPFITEEIYSHLYTDCESITISPWPEYNEELKDLKVEKDMEYIIESIKAIRNVRTEMNVPLSKKAKLLVYITEKNALDTFKNGEEYFKKLASASEIEFLEDKNEAPENVVSAVTRGAELFIPLLDLVDRDKEIARLNKEKEKLEKEIKRVDNKLSNEKFVSKAPKSVVDGEREKGDKYREILKTVMERLESLK